Proteins found in one Hippopotamus amphibius kiboko isolate mHipAmp2 chromosome 12, mHipAmp2.hap2, whole genome shotgun sequence genomic segment:
- the NOP56 gene encoding nucleolar protein 56, with protein sequence MLRGRGLRSLVPSAGARAPQCEPGQELSAMVLLHVLFEHAVGYALLALKEVEEISLLLPQVEECVLNLGKFHNIVRLVAFCPFSSSQVALENANAVSEGVVHEDLRLLLETHLPSKKKKVLLGVGDPKIGAAIQEELGYNCQTGGVIAEILRGVRLHFHNLVKGLTDLSACKAQLGLGHSYSRAKVKFNVNRVDNMIIQSISLLDQLDKDINTFSMRVREWYGYHFPELVKIINDNATYCRLAQFIGNRRELNEEKLEKLEELTMDAAKAKAVLDASRSSMGMDISAIDLINIESFSSRVVSLSEYRQSLHTYLRSKMSQVAPSLSALIGEAVGARLIAHAGSLTNLAKYPASTVQILGAEKALFRALKTRGNTPKYGLIFHSTFIGRAAAKNKGRISRYLANKCSIASRIDCFSEVPTSVFGEKLREQVEERLSFYETGEIPRKNLEVMKEAMVQAEEAAAELTRKLEKQEKKRLKKEKKRLAAIALASSENSSSTPEECEETSERPKKKKKQKPQEAPQENGMEDPSVSSKPKEKKSFSKELVSRDLEETASSGGLSKRKKSFPKEEPVSDPEESGNKRVPKKKRKLSSKEEPFSSGPEEAAAGKSSGSKKKKKLQKLSQEN encoded by the exons ATgctgcgggggcggggcctccggAGCCTGGTTCCGAGCGCCGGAGCCCGCGCGCCGCAGTGCGAGCCGGGCCAGGAGCTGAGCGCCATG GTGCTGCTGCACGTGCTCTTCGAGCACGCGGTCGGCTACGCGCTGCTGGCGctgaaggaggtggaggagatCAGCCTGCTGCTGCCGCAG GTGGAGGAGTGCGTGCTGAACTTGGGCAAGTTCCACAACATCGTTCGTCTCGTGGCCTTTTGTCCCTTTTCCTCATCCCAGGTTGCCTTGGAAAATGCCAACGCTGTGTCTGAAG GTGTTGTTCATGAGGACCTCCGCCTGCTCTTGGAGACTCACTTACCatccaaaaagaagaaagtactcctgggggttggggaccccaaGATAGGTGCTGCTATACAAGAGGAGTTAGGGTACAACTGCCAGACTGGAGGTGTCATAGCCGAGATCCTTCGAG GAGTTCGTCTGCACTTCCACAACCTGGTGAAGGGTCTGACCGATCTGTCTGCTTGTAAAGCCCAACTGGGGCTGGGACACAGCTATTCTCGTGCCAAAGTTAAGTTTAATGTGAACCGAGTGGACAATATGATTATCCAGTCCATTAGCCTCCTGGACCAGCTGGATAAGGACATCAATACCTTCTCCATGCGTGTCAG GGAGTGGTATGGGTATCACTTTCCTGAGCTGGTAAAGATCATCAATGACAACGCTACGTACTGCCGCCTTGCTCAGTTCATTGGAAACCGAAGGGAGCTGAATGAAGAAAAGTTGGAGAAGCTGGAGGAGCTGACAATGGATGCAGCCAAGGCTAAGGCTGTTCTGGATGCCTCGCGGTCCTCCATGG GCATGGACATATCAGCCATTGACTTGATAAACATCGAGAGCTTCTCCAGTCGTGTGGTGTCTTTGTCAGAGTACCGCCAAAGCCTACACACTTACCTGCGATCCAAGATGAGCCAAGTAGCCCCCAGCCTGTCCGCCCTAATTGGGGAAGCG GTAGGTGCACGTCTCATTGCTCACGCTGGCAGTCTCACCAATCTGGCCAAGTATCCGGCATCCACAGTGCAGATCCTTGGGGCTGAAAAGGCCCTGTTCAG AGCTCTGAAGACAAGGGGTAACACTCCCAAATATGGACTCATTTTCCACTCTACCTTCATTGGCCGAGCAGCTGCCAAGAACAAAGGCCGCATCTCCCGATACCTGGCAAACAAATGCAGTATTGCCTCACGAATTGATTGCTTCTCTG AGGTACCCACTAGTGTATTTGGGGAGAAGCTTCGAGAACAAGTGGAGGAGCGGTTGTCTTTCTATGAGACTGGAGAGATTCCACGAAAGAATCTGGAAGTCATGAAGGAGGCAATGGTTCAG GCAGAGGAAGCGGCTGCTGAGCTTACTAGGAAGCTGGAGAAACAGGAGAAGAAACgcttgaagaaggaaaagaaaaggctggCTGCGATTGCCTTGGCATCTTCAGAAAACAGCAGTAGTACCCCGGAGGAGTGTGAG GAGACAAGTGAAAgacccaaaaagaagaaaaagcaaaagcccCAGGAGGCTCCTCAGGAGAATGGAATGGAAGATCCATCTGTCTCCTCCAAacctaaagaaaagaaatctttttccaaGGAGCTGGTTAGTCGTGACCTTGAAGAGACAGCTAGCAGTGGAGGTCTTTCCAAGAGGAAGAAATCTTTTCCCAAAGAGGAACCAGTTAGTGACCCTGAAGAGTCAGGAAACAAGAGGGtccccaagaaaaagagaaaattatcttCCAAGGAGGAGCCCTTCAGCAGTGGACCTGAAGAGGCTGCTGCCGGCAAAAGCAGTggctccaagaaaaagaaaaagctccaaAAGCTCTCCCAGGAAAATTAG
- the IDH3B gene encoding isocitrate dehydrogenase [NAD] subunit beta, mitochondrial isoform X2 — MAALSGVRWLTRALVAAPNPGGWRSLSTSAVPQAASRSQGEDVRVEGAFPVTMLPGDGVGPELMHAVKEVFKAASVPVEFQEHHLSEVQNMASEEKLEQVLSSMKENKVAIIGKIHTPMEYKGELASYDMRLRRKLDLFANVVHVKSLPGYKTRHNNLDLVIIREQTEGEYSSLEHESARGVIECLKIVTRTKSQRIAKFAFDYATKKGRGKVTAVHKANIMKLGDGLFLQCCEEVAELYPKIKFETMIIDNCCMQLVQNPYQFDVLVMPNLYGNIIDNLAAGLVGGAGVVPGESYSAEYAVFEMGARHPFAQAVGRNIANPTAMLLSASNMLRHLNLEHHSNMIADAVKKVIKVGKVRTSDMGGYATCQDFTEAVIGALSNP; from the exons ATGGCGGCCCTCAGTGGTGTCCGCTGGCTGACCCGG GCGCTGGTCGCCGCCCCGAATCCCGGGGGATGGAGGAGCCTGTCTACCTCTGCCGTGCCGCAAGCCGCCTCGCGGAGCCAG GGCGAGGACGTGAGGGTGGAGGGCGCCTTTCCCGTGACTATGCTACCAGGAGACGGCGTGGGGCCTGAGCTGATGCACGCTGTCAAGGAGGTGTTCAAG GCTGCCTCTGTCCCAGTGGAATTCCAGGAGCATCACTTGAGCGAGGTGCAGAATATGGCATctgaggagaagctggaacaggTGCTGAGTTCTATGAAGGAGAACAAGGTGGCCATCATTG GAAAGATCCACACCCCAATGGAGTATAAGGGGGAATTAGCCTCCTACGACATGCGGCTGAG GCGTAAGTTGGACTTGTTTGCCAATGTAGTCCATGTGAAGTCACTTCCTGGGTACAAGACTCGACACAACAATCTCGATTTGGTGATTATTCGAGAGCAGACAGAAGGGGAGTACAGCTCTCTGGAACATGAG AGTGCGAGGGGTGTGATTGAGTGCTTGAAGATTGTCACTCGAACCAAATCTCAGCGGATTGCAAAGTTCGCCTTTGACTATGCCACAAAGAAGGGGCGGGGCAAGGTCACAGCAGTCCACAAGGCCAATATCAT GAAACTGGGGGATGGGTTGTTCCTGCAGTGCTGTGAGGAAGTTGCTGAACTGTACCCAAAGATCAAGTTTGAGACCATGATCATAGACAACTGCTGCATGCAG CTGGTGCAGAATCCTTACCAGTTTGATGTGCTGGTCATGCCCAACCTCTATGGCAACATTATTGACAATCTGGCTGCTGGCCTGGTTGGGGGAGCTGGTGTGGTCCCTGGTGAGAGCTACAGTGCAGAGTATGCAGTCTTTGAGATG GGTGCCCGGCATCCGTTTGCCCAGGCAGTGGGCAGGAATATAGCCAACCCCACAGCCATGCTGTTGTCAGCTTCCAACATGCTGCGGCATCTCAA TCTCGAGCATCATTCCAACATGATTGCAGATGCGGTGAAGAAGGTGATCAAAGTTGGCAAG GTTCGAACTTCTGACATGGGTGGTTATGCCACCTGCCAGGACTTCACTGAGGCGGTCATTGGTGCCCTGTCCAACCCATAG
- the IDH3B gene encoding isocitrate dehydrogenase [NAD] subunit beta, mitochondrial isoform X1 — MAALSGVRWLTRALVAAPNPGGWRSLSTSAVPQAASRSQGEDVRVEGAFPVTMLPGDGVGPELMHAVKEVFKAASVPVEFQEHHLSEVQNMASEEKLEQVLSSMKENKVAIIGKIHTPMEYKGELASYDMRLRRKLDLFANVVHVKSLPGYKTRHNNLDLVIIREQTEGEYSSLEHESARGVIECLKIVTRTKSQRIAKFAFDYATKKGRGKVTAVHKANIMKLGDGLFLQCCEEVAELYPKIKFETMIIDNCCMQLVQNPYQFDVLVMPNLYGNIIDNLAAGLVGGAGVVPGESYSAEYAVFEMGARHPFAQAVGRNIANPTAMLLSASNMLRHLNLEHHSNMIADAVKKVIKVGKVRTRDMGGYSTTTDFIKSVIGHLHPYGS; from the exons ATGGCGGCCCTCAGTGGTGTCCGCTGGCTGACCCGG GCGCTGGTCGCCGCCCCGAATCCCGGGGGATGGAGGAGCCTGTCTACCTCTGCCGTGCCGCAAGCCGCCTCGCGGAGCCAG GGCGAGGACGTGAGGGTGGAGGGCGCCTTTCCCGTGACTATGCTACCAGGAGACGGCGTGGGGCCTGAGCTGATGCACGCTGTCAAGGAGGTGTTCAAG GCTGCCTCTGTCCCAGTGGAATTCCAGGAGCATCACTTGAGCGAGGTGCAGAATATGGCATctgaggagaagctggaacaggTGCTGAGTTCTATGAAGGAGAACAAGGTGGCCATCATTG GAAAGATCCACACCCCAATGGAGTATAAGGGGGAATTAGCCTCCTACGACATGCGGCTGAG GCGTAAGTTGGACTTGTTTGCCAATGTAGTCCATGTGAAGTCACTTCCTGGGTACAAGACTCGACACAACAATCTCGATTTGGTGATTATTCGAGAGCAGACAGAAGGGGAGTACAGCTCTCTGGAACATGAG AGTGCGAGGGGTGTGATTGAGTGCTTGAAGATTGTCACTCGAACCAAATCTCAGCGGATTGCAAAGTTCGCCTTTGACTATGCCACAAAGAAGGGGCGGGGCAAGGTCACAGCAGTCCACAAGGCCAATATCAT GAAACTGGGGGATGGGTTGTTCCTGCAGTGCTGTGAGGAAGTTGCTGAACTGTACCCAAAGATCAAGTTTGAGACCATGATCATAGACAACTGCTGCATGCAG CTGGTGCAGAATCCTTACCAGTTTGATGTGCTGGTCATGCCCAACCTCTATGGCAACATTATTGACAATCTGGCTGCTGGCCTGGTTGGGGGAGCTGGTGTGGTCCCTGGTGAGAGCTACAGTGCAGAGTATGCAGTCTTTGAGATG GGTGCCCGGCATCCGTTTGCCCAGGCAGTGGGCAGGAATATAGCCAACCCCACAGCCATGCTGTTGTCAGCTTCCAACATGCTGCGGCATCTCAA TCTCGAGCATCATTCCAACATGATTGCAGATGCGGTGAAGAAGGTGATCAAAGTTGGCAAG GTGCGGACTCGAGACATGGGCGGCTACAGCACCACAACCGACTTCATCAAGTCTGTCATCGGCCACCTGCACCCCTATGGGAGCTAG